The nucleotide sequence GATTTGTTCTGGGAATTAGCGGAGGAATAGACTCTGCTGTCACCTCATCGCTTTGCGCTAAGACCGGTTTACCAACTTTATGCGTGGAACTTCCTATTCATCAGGCGGAAAGTCAGGTGTCTCGCGCCGAAGAACACATAGCTCAACTTAAAAAACGTTTTGCCAACGTTAGTGACGTTCGGGTAGATCTTACCCCGGTCTTCGAATCCTTTAGAGCTCAAACACCAGAAACCATGGATGAAACCTATCTCGACCTGAGTCTGGCCAATACCCGTGCGCGACTGAGAATGACTACGCTATATTACTTTGCCGGATTGCACAAATATCTGGTAGCGGGAACAGGAAATAAGGTAGAAGATTTTGGTGTAGGTTTTTTTACCAAATACGGAGATGGAGGTGTAGACCTGAGTCCTATCGCAGATCTTTTGAAAAGTGAGGTCTATGAAATTGGACGTCTTTTGAAAGTTCCCGATTCCATTATGGTGGCCGCACCAACCGACGGACTTTTTGGTGACAGCCGTACCGATGAAGACCAGATTGGAGCGAGTTATGACGAGTTGGAATGGGCGATGAAAATGCA is from Constantimarinum furrinae and encodes:
- the nadE gene encoding NAD(+) synthase translates to MQTEKVIDHIVNWLKNYAINARMDGFVLGISGGIDSAVTSSLCAKTGLPTLCVELPIHQAESQVSRAEEHIAQLKKRFANVSDVRVDLTPVFESFRAQTPETMDETYLDLSLANTRARLRMTTLYYFAGLHKYLVAGTGNKVEDFGVGFFTKYGDGGVDLSPIADLLKSEVYEIGRLLKVPDSIMVAAPTDGLFGDSRTDEDQIGASYDELEWAMKMQAAGMKNSDFNGREKQVFDIYMRLNKANQHKMVPIPVCEIPPNLKN